ACCGAAAGGCTTTTCCACATAGCACGAAGTACAAACAAAAACCTGGTTTGCTACGATGTGAATCTGGAGAACGGAAAACTGAACACCAAATCTCCTCTCAACGTATATTGGGTCAACCGGGAAGAACGACCGGGAGAAACCAACGGTTTAAGTTTCTTCCAGAAAAAGATGGCATACGGATACAAACTGATATCGGAAGGAAACGATTACAGCGAAGTGACACTAACAGCTTATGCGGGTAAAAAGCTGAAGATATGCAAGCAGGATTCGAAATATGTCTGCATGACAATGATCGACAATCAACCGGCCATACTGGAATCCCTCTATGTCCAGACCAAATCCGGCAGCCCTTTAAGTGTAGATTATGTTGAACTGAGAGGTATTTCAACCAGTACCGGAGCCAAAGTTTCCG
This is a stretch of genomic DNA from Parabacteroides chongii. It encodes these proteins:
- a CDS encoding DUF4833 domain-containing protein; amino-acid sequence: MENFNTINHTGRRVISFLTVLLFTFITAYAGNPEENTYPTTERLFHIARSTNKNLVCYDVNLENGKLNTKSPLNVYWVNREERPGETNGLSFFQKKMAYGYKLISEGNDYSEVTLTAYAGKKLKICKQDSKYVCMTMIDNQPAILESLYVQTKSGSPLSVDYVELRGISTSTGAKVSEKIKK